A region of Rhodoferax potami DNA encodes the following proteins:
- the pyrR gene encoding bifunctional pyr operon transcriptional regulator/uracil phosphoribosyltransferase PyrR, with protein MTTLALDAEALYRELLRGVQQLCNADTRLVGITSGGAWLAERLQADLKLAGKHGTISSAMHRDDFAKRGLSSGGQTQLPFDVNGADILVLDDVLYTGRTIRAVINELFDYGRPAQVRLAVLVDRGGRQLPIQAEFAAARVSLAANQSLALARSAEGVFSFDVQEA; from the coding sequence GTGACCACATTGGCTTTGGATGCAGAGGCGCTGTACCGCGAACTCCTGCGCGGCGTACAGCAGTTGTGCAATGCAGATACCCGCTTGGTGGGCATCACCTCGGGAGGTGCTTGGCTGGCCGAGCGCCTGCAGGCGGACCTGAAACTCGCAGGCAAGCACGGCACGATTTCATCCGCCATGCACCGGGACGACTTCGCCAAACGCGGCCTGTCTTCCGGCGGCCAGACCCAGTTGCCCTTTGATGTGAATGGCGCCGATATTCTGGTGCTGGACGACGTGCTCTACACCGGCCGCACCATCCGCGCGGTGATCAACGAGCTGTTTGACTACGGCCGCCCTGCGCAAGTGCGCTTGGCGGTGCTGGTGGACCGGGGAGGGCGCCAGTTGCCCATCCAGGCCGAATTCGCGGCCGCGCGGGTTAGCCTGGCGGCCAACCAGTCGCTGGCTTTGGCGCGTAGCGCTGAAGGTGTATTTTCTTTTGATGTGCAGGAGGCCTGA
- a CDS encoding aspartate carbamoyltransferase catalytic subunit: MLYKRNPQLNKHGELIHLLSTEGLPKNILTHILDTATNFVSLNDREVKKVPLLRGKSVFNLFFENSTRTRTTFEIAATRLSADVINLDIARSSASKGESLLDTIANLSAMAADMFVVRHSESGAPYLIAQHVAPHVHVINAGDGRHGHPTQGLLDMFTIRHYKKDFSNLTVAIVGDVLHSRVARSDIHALTTLGCAEVRVVGPKTLVPSDMAQMGVRVCHTLEEGIKDCDVIIMLRLQNERMSGALLPSTHEFFKSFGLTPEKLQLAKPDAIVMHPGPINRGVEIDSAVVDGAQAVILPQVTFGIAVRMAVMSIVAGNEA, translated from the coding sequence ATGTTGTACAAGCGCAATCCGCAACTCAACAAACACGGCGAGCTGATCCACCTGCTGTCCACCGAAGGGCTGCCCAAAAACATCCTCACCCACATTCTGGACACCGCCACCAATTTCGTGTCGCTCAACGACCGCGAAGTTAAAAAAGTGCCCTTGCTGCGCGGCAAAAGTGTGTTCAACCTGTTCTTTGAGAACAGCACTCGCACCCGCACTACCTTCGAGATTGCTGCCACCCGCCTGAGTGCGGACGTCATCAACCTCGATATCGCGCGCTCTAGTGCCTCCAAAGGCGAGTCCCTGCTGGACACCATCGCCAACCTGAGCGCCATGGCGGCCGACATGTTCGTGGTGCGTCACAGCGAATCCGGCGCGCCTTATCTGATCGCCCAGCACGTCGCACCCCATGTGCATGTGATCAACGCCGGCGATGGCCGCCATGGCCACCCCACCCAAGGTCTGCTGGATATGTTCACCATCCGGCACTACAAAAAAGACTTTTCCAACCTCACGGTCGCCATCGTGGGCGACGTGCTGCACTCCCGCGTGGCGCGCTCTGACATCCATGCGCTCACCACTCTGGGCTGTGCTGAGGTGCGGGTGGTCGGCCCCAAAACGCTGGTGCCCTCCGACATGGCCCAGATGGGCGTGCGGGTGTGCCATACCTTGGAAGAGGGCATCAAGGACTGCGACGTCATCATCATGCTGCGCCTGCAAAATGAGCGCATGAGTGGCGCGTTGTTGCCGTCTACGCACGAGTTCTTCAAGAGCTTCGGCCTCACGCCCGAGAAGCTGCAACTCGCCAAGCCCGACGCCATCGTCATGCACCCCGGCCCCATCAACCGCGGTGTTGAGATCGACTCTGCGGTGGTGGACGGCGCACAAGCGGTGATCCTGCCGCAGGTGACCTTTGGTATCGCCGTGCGCATGGCGGTCATGAGCATCGTCGCGGGCAACGAGGCCTGA
- a CDS encoding dihydroorotase — MQILIQGGRVIDPASGTDTVADVAISSGRILAIGTVPAGFAPQTTINAQGCVVAPGLVDLSVRLREPGHEHEGMLASETAAAVAGGVTSVVCPPDTEPVLDEAGLVEMLRHRAERLHQARVFPLGALTRNLQGEVLTEMLQLTQAGCVAFSQAEVPLLNTQVTQRALQYASTFGYTVWLRPQEAYLGKGVAASGPLATRMGLSGVPVAAETIALHTIFELVRSTKARVHLCRISSAAGVELVRQAKAEGLPVTCDVSINSLHLTDVDIGYFDSRMRLNPPLRQQRDRDALRAGLADGTIDALVSDHNPVSADEKTLPFAEAEPGATGLELLLSLALKWAQESGLGVADAVATVTSRSANVLGSALGTFAASAGRLTTGGAADICVFDPAAHWVVEPSALVSQGQHTPFGGYELPGHVKATLVGGRVAYTAA; from the coding sequence ATGCAAATTCTGATTCAAGGCGGCCGCGTTATCGACCCCGCCAGCGGTACTGACACCGTGGCCGATGTGGCCATCTCCAGCGGCCGCATTCTGGCCATTGGCACTGTGCCCGCCGGCTTTGCCCCGCAAACCACCATCAACGCCCAAGGCTGCGTCGTCGCGCCGGGCCTGGTCGATTTGTCCGTGCGCCTGCGCGAACCCGGCCACGAGCACGAAGGTATGTTGGCCAGCGAAACCGCCGCCGCGGTCGCGGGTGGTGTCACCAGCGTGGTGTGCCCGCCCGATACCGAGCCAGTGCTGGACGAAGCCGGTCTGGTCGAAATGCTGCGCCACCGCGCAGAGCGCTTGCACCAGGCCCGCGTGTTTCCTCTCGGTGCTTTGACCCGCAATTTGCAAGGAGAAGTGCTCACCGAAATGCTGCAGCTCACCCAAGCCGGCTGCGTGGCCTTCAGCCAGGCCGAAGTGCCCTTGCTCAACACCCAGGTCACCCAGCGCGCCCTGCAGTACGCGAGCACCTTCGGCTACACCGTGTGGCTGCGCCCGCAAGAGGCTTACCTCGGCAAGGGCGTAGCTGCCAGTGGCCCCTTGGCTACCCGCATGGGCCTCTCGGGCGTGCCGGTGGCTGCAGAAACCATTGCCCTGCACACCATCTTTGAGCTGGTGCGCTCGACTAAGGCCCGCGTGCACCTGTGCCGTATCAGCAGCGCCGCCGGTGTGGAGCTGGTGCGCCAGGCCAAGGCCGAAGGCCTGCCTGTGACCTGCGATGTGAGCATCAACTCCTTGCACCTGACCGATGTGGACATTGGCTACTTCGACAGCCGCATGCGCCTGAACCCGCCCTTGCGCCAGCAGCGCGACCGCGATGCACTGCGCGCCGGCCTGGCCGATGGCACCATCGATGCGCTGGTCTCCGACCACAACCCCGTCAGCGCGGATGAAAAAACACTTCCCTTTGCCGAAGCTGAGCCCGGCGCCACTGGACTAGAGCTGCTGCTGAGCCTGGCCCTCAAGTGGGCGCAAGAGAGCGGCTTGGGCGTGGCAGATGCGGTGGCCACCGTCACCAGCCGCTCTGCGAACGTGTTGGGCAGCGCGTTGGGCACCTTTGCCGCCAGCGCAGGCCGCCTGACAACAGGCGGCGCGGCCGACATTTGCGTGTTCGACCCCGCCGCCCACTGGGTGGTGGAGCCATCCGCACTGGTGAGCCAAGGGCAGCACACGCCTTTCGGTGGCTACGAGCTGCCTGGCCACGTGAAGGCTACGCTGGTTGGTGGTCGTGTGGCCTACACCGCAGCCTGA
- a CDS encoding lysophospholipid acyltransferase family protein encodes MRQLKALWRISRVLLHVLAGAWRIRTVFPRLTQPERDAEVQAWAHAMLARLAIKLVVNGTPPTGGPVLLAANHISWLDIVVIHAARHCRFISKADIQHWPVVGTLATGAGTLYIERESRRDAMRVVHHMAERLSLGEVLAVFPEGTTGDGTHVLPFHANLLQAAIAVNAPIQPVALQFADAQGQQSFAPCYIGDDTLLGSLWRTLCSEGIQAVVTFGTPQTADGRDRRTWAAEVREDIIALRKR; translated from the coding sequence ATGCGCCAACTCAAAGCCTTGTGGCGAATCAGCCGTGTCCTCCTGCACGTGCTGGCGGGCGCGTGGCGCATTCGCACCGTGTTCCCCCGGCTGACGCAGCCAGAGCGTGATGCAGAGGTTCAGGCCTGGGCGCACGCCATGCTTGCGCGGCTAGCTATTAAATTGGTAGTAAACGGCACGCCACCCACCGGTGGCCCGGTGCTGCTGGCGGCCAACCATATCTCCTGGCTGGATATCGTGGTCATCCACGCCGCGCGGCATTGCCGCTTTATATCGAAGGCCGACATCCAGCACTGGCCCGTGGTGGGCACGCTGGCTACCGGCGCTGGCACGCTGTACATCGAGCGCGAATCCCGTCGCGACGCCATGCGCGTGGTGCACCATATGGCCGAGCGATTGAGCTTGGGCGAGGTGCTGGCCGTGTTCCCCGAGGGCACCACCGGCGACGGCACCCATGTGCTGCCTTTTCACGCCAACCTGCTCCAGGCCGCCATTGCGGTGAATGCTCCTATCCAACCGGTCGCCCTGCAGTTTGCCGACGCGCAGGGCCAGCAAAGCTTTGCCCCTTGCTATATCGGCGACGACACGCTGCTCGGCTCCCTGTGGCGCACGCTGTGCAGCGAGGGTATTCAGGCGGTAGTGACGTTTGGAACCCCGCAAACCGCCGACGGGCGCGACCGCAGGACGTGGGCTGCGGAGGTGCGGGAAGACATCATCGCGCTGCGCAAGCGCTGA